In the genome of Actinomycetes bacterium, the window ATATTATAACATCTTTTTAATTTAAATGGTTTAGTTTTTGCCTGTGAAATTATAAAATGTATCTTAATTATATTAGTGTCTGGAGATTGATTATGCGAAAGCTTAATTGCCTTATGTGGTTATTATTTCCACTTCTTATAATATTTACTCTTGCCGGTTGCCGGCCGGCAGAGGCGGTTATGGAAGAAAATCAGACAGAGGTTGAGGCTGCCCAGCCGGAACCGGAGGCTGAAGAGCCAGCAGTAGAAGAGCCGGAACCGGTTAATATCAAAGTAGACAGTTTAATCTCTTCCAGCCTGAAGGCGGTTCTAACCCAGGCAGCTAGGCAGGCATTTGACAGTTTTGAAATGGTTGACGGTCAGTCCGGCTATGACCTGGCAGTAACCCTGGGCCCGGACAGCAGCATTGATTCCATATCCATAGTAATGGTACCGGTAGTAGATTTTTTTACGGTAACCGACGAAATAAGTTTTGACCAGATTAAGGGATTCTGGGAGCAGGGAAGTTCACCGGAAATGGAACTGGTTATCACCGAACAGAATCTAGAGCTTATGGAAACAGTTATGGGTCCGGTTCAGTCCGACCAGGTGACTGTAGCAGAAGGAGACTTAAGCCAGGCATTAATGGAAGGGAACCGTTTTTCCATAGTTCCATTTGAAGATCTACGTACAGAGTACAAAGTATTAGAAGTAGATGGGGTATCGGTTCTGGATAAAGATGCCAGCATGCAGGATTATCCTTTGTGCTTTGGTTTAAATCTGGAGGGAGATGAGCAGTACATTGGCCAACTTTCTAAAGTTCTGCAAACCTTTGAGCTAACCAACCGGCAGACAGAAAATATGATTACCATAAATATGACCGGGGTGACTGCTCTGGTAAGAGGGACCGCCAACCGCATGGAACAGAATGGCATTCTTTATCCTGCAGAAGAAATCAGGGATACACTAATAGAGGCAGACATCACCCATATAAGTAATGAAATACCATTCGTGGAAGGCTGCACCGGAGCCAGTGAC includes:
- a CDS encoding CapA family protein; translation: MWLLFPLLIIFTLAGCRPAEAVMEENQTEVEAAQPEPEAEEPAVEEPEPVNIKVDSLISSSLKAVLTQAARQAFDSFEMVDGQSGYDLAVTLGPDSSIDSISIVMVPVVDFFTVTDEISFDQIKGFWEQGSSPEMELVITEQNLELMETVMGPVQSDQVTVAEGDLSQALMEGNRFSIVPFEDLRTEYKVLEVDGVSVLDKDASMQDYPLCFGLNLEGDEQYIGQLSKVLQTFELTNRQTENMITINMTGVTALVRGTANRMEQNGILYPAEEIRDTLIEADITHISNEIPFVEGCTGASDSSLVFCSRPEYFELLQHVGTDIVELTGNHMNDYGHQWMDYTLDIYDEAGLPYFGGGRELEDSYQPVLFEIGGNKIAFLGCNFWGPAYDWATKDSPGSTPPNYEDLEEIVSQLESQGYNVVFTFQYVETYNYYPTQQQVIDFGRMIDAGASIVSGSQSHHPMGVEFKPEGFINYGLGNLFFDQMRSLGMRQGIIARHIFYENRHISTELITTMLEDYSQPRLTTPEEREELLQAIFEGSIKQ